In one Flavobacteriales bacterium genomic region, the following are encoded:
- a CDS encoding metalloregulator ArsR/SmtB family transcription factor: protein MGVTKTDLFTAPQNQLATWAKVLGHPARIAILQYLLKQNACVCGSLVEELGLAQATISQHLRELKDAGLITGTVEGTSVCYCIEPKAWAKAEAAFAKLFAAYKPIDTCC, encoded by the coding sequence ATGGGCGTCACCAAGACCGACCTCTTCACCGCGCCGCAGAACCAGCTGGCCACCTGGGCCAAGGTGCTGGGACACCCCGCGCGCATCGCCATCCTCCAGTACCTCTTGAAACAGAACGCCTGCGTGTGCGGCAGCCTGGTGGAGGAGCTGGGACTGGCGCAGGCCACCATCAGCCAGCACCTGCGGGAGCTGAAGGATGCCGGCCTGATCACCGGCACCGTGGAAGGCACCAGCGTGTGCTACTGCATCGAACCCAAGGCCTGGGCCAAGGCGGAGGCCGCCTTCGCCAAGCTCTTCGCCGCCTACAAACCCATCGATACCTGCTGCTAG
- a CDS encoding arsenite methyltransferase: MNTPQETKDLVRAKYAEIARQDKATNASSCCGAGGCSTEVATIMSDDYTKLAGYNPDADLSLGCGLPTEFAQITPGHTVLDLGSGAGNDCFVARAATGPDGRVIGVDFTPEMIAKARDNARKLDYQNVEFRQGDIEALPLSACMVDVVVSNCVLNLVPDKRKAFSEVLRVLKPGGHFSISDVVLVGELPPAIQGAAEMYAGCVSGALQESEYLGIIRELGFEDITVQKRKPIVVPDDILTNYLNAEELAAFKASGTGIFSITVFARKSSVDCCAPKAEKQALKAPTPANPEGIHALPGCDLGAGCC; this comes from the coding sequence ATGAATACCCCCCAAGAGACCAAGGACCTCGTCCGCGCCAAGTACGCCGAGATCGCCCGCCAGGACAAGGCCACCAACGCCAGCAGCTGCTGCGGCGCCGGCGGCTGCAGCACCGAGGTGGCCACCATCATGAGCGACGACTACACCAAGCTCGCGGGCTACAACCCCGACGCCGACCTCTCCCTGGGCTGCGGACTCCCCACGGAGTTCGCGCAGATCACCCCCGGCCACACCGTGCTCGACCTCGGCAGCGGCGCCGGCAACGACTGCTTCGTGGCCCGCGCGGCAACCGGTCCCGATGGGCGCGTGATCGGCGTGGACTTCACCCCCGAGATGATCGCCAAGGCCAGGGACAACGCCCGCAAGCTGGACTACCAGAACGTGGAGTTCCGGCAGGGCGACATCGAGGCGCTGCCCCTTTCCGCCTGCATGGTGGACGTGGTGGTGAGCAACTGCGTGCTGAACCTGGTGCCCGACAAGCGGAAGGCGTTCAGCGAGGTGCTGCGCGTGCTGAAGCCCGGCGGGCACTTCAGCATCAGCGATGTGGTGCTGGTGGGCGAACTGCCCCCTGCGATCCAGGGCGCAGCCGAGATGTACGCGGGTTGCGTGAGCGGCGCGCTGCAGGAGAGCGAATACCTCGGCATCATCCGCGAGCTGGGCTTCGAGGATATCACCGTACAGAAGCGCAAGCCCATCGTGGTGCCGGACGATATCCTCACGAACTACCTGAACGCCGAGGAGCTCGCCGCCTTCAAGGCCAGCGGCACGGGCATCTTCAGCATCACCGTGTTTGCCCGCAAGAGCAGCGTGGACTGCTGCGCGCCCAAAGCGGAAAAGCAGGCCCTGAAGGCCCCCACCCCCGCCAACCCCGAAGGCATCCATGCCCTGCCGGGCTGCGACCTGGGCGCGGGCTGCTGCTGA
- a CDS encoding protein-tyrosine-phosphatase codes for MLLPTLLLSLLLPDAPMDRTLYPDLQRYVDDRVVPAMTAIPAERKESLDLIAAFVKERKAAGATADLTFICTHNSRRSHLSQLWAATAAWSFGQDHVRTYSGGTEATAFNPRAVAAVERAGFQVVKPEGKNPMYEVSFAKDRAAERCWSKVYNDPANPQKEFCAVMTCSEADKNCPIVFGAMDRISLPYNDPKEADGTPEEATRYDERCLQIAAELWYVMQQAAR; via the coding sequence ATGCTGCTTCCCACCCTGCTCCTGTCGCTGCTCTTGCCTGACGCACCCATGGACCGCACCCTGTACCCCGACCTGCAACGCTATGTGGACGACCGTGTGGTGCCCGCCATGACCGCCATCCCTGCCGAGCGCAAGGAAAGCCTCGACCTCATCGCGGCCTTCGTGAAGGAGCGCAAGGCCGCCGGTGCCACGGCCGACCTCACCTTCATCTGCACGCACAACAGCCGGCGCAGTCACCTGAGCCAGCTGTGGGCGGCCACCGCGGCCTGGAGCTTTGGTCAGGACCATGTGCGCACCTACAGCGGCGGCACGGAGGCCACGGCCTTCAACCCGCGTGCGGTGGCGGCGGTGGAGCGCGCTGGATTCCAGGTGGTGAAGCCCGAAGGGAAGAACCCGATGTACGAGGTGTCGTTCGCGAAGGACCGCGCGGCGGAACGCTGCTGGAGCAAGGTGTACAACGACCCCGCCAATCCGCAGAAAGAGTTCTGCGCGGTGATGACCTGCTCGGAGGCGGACAAGAATTGCCCGATCGTGTTCGGCGCCATGGACCGCATCAGCCTGCCCTACAACGACCCCAAGGAGGCTGATGGCACGCCCGAGGAGGCCACGCGCTACGACGAGCGCTGCCTGCAGATCGCGGCGGAACTGTGGTACGTGATGCAGCAGGCCGCGCGTTGA